Proteins from a genomic interval of Capsicum annuum cultivar UCD-10X-F1 chromosome 4, UCD10Xv1.1, whole genome shotgun sequence:
- the LOC107867266 gene encoding uncharacterized protein LOC107867266 has product MEIVGTTTMNLLTQAPAGALSATHRCSLKFTHPIPPLFTHRRPNNITFPKPLTLTNAGPGENRESSTATSTSTTSDGFSGSDNGSGSLRSDEPISFVGQDSVPLEGVIQFEKPDSSSLSDKINKWGWVALLAGGDVAALLLFSAIGRFSHGFSVFDPDTLRTADPFVAGWFLSAYFLGGFGEDGRGKNGLFKAFIAATQSWSLGIPVGLAIRAATVGHIPPINFIIVTMGSTAVLLIGWRTLLFSILPMDKPKKNDIYKSGGPFEFLELLTSLVRRW; this is encoded by the exons ATGGAAATTGTGGGAACAACAACAATGAACCTTTTAACTCAAGCTCCCGCAGGAGCATTATCCGCAACTCATCGTTGTTCCCTCAAATTCACTCATCCTATTCCTCCCCTTTTTACTCATCGTCGGCCCAATAACATTACCTTCCCCAAACCACTCACTCTTACTAACGCCGGGCCCGGTGAGAATCGGGAAAGTTCTACGGCTACTAGTACCAGTACTACTAGTGATGGATTTTCCGGGTCGGATAATGGGTCGGGTTCGTTGAGATCGGATGAGCCCATTTCGTTTGTGGGTCAAGATAGTGTGCCGCTAGAGGGTGTTATTCAGTTTGAGAAACCTGATTCCTCTTCGTTAAGTGATAAGATTAACAAATGGGG TTGGGTGGCATTGTTAGCTGGTGGAGATGTTGCGGCTCTGTTATTGTTTTCTGCAATCGGAAGGTTTAGTCATGGCTTTTCTGTTTTTGATCCCGACACACTACGAACAGCTGATCCTTTCGTTGCTG GTTGGTTTTTGAGTGCATATTTCCTTGGAGGATTTGGGGAGGATGGTAGAGGAAAGAATGGTCTGTTTAAGGCTTTCATTGCTGCTACCCAATCATGGTCATTAGGTATTCCG GTGGGTTTAGCTATAAGGGCTGCCACTGTGGGTCATATACCCCCAATCAACTTCATAATAGTTACAATGGGGAGTACGGCCGTGTTACTAATTGGATGGAGGACACTCTTGTTCAGCATTTTACCAATGGACAAGCCAAAGAAGAATGACATTTACAAGAGCGGAGGCccttttgaatttcttgag TTGCTGACATCATTGGTAAGAAGATGGTGA
- the LOC107867265 gene encoding RNA-binding protein 1: MEDLDKNKLFCGGIPRDTSDEMLKEHFSKYGSVVSCVIAKDRETGRPRGFAFVTFSDSSAVDLALQDAHEILGRMVDVKKAIPRSEQHQHQQQNSRGLNRNITTNGRSNVQFRTKKIFVGGLSANLTQEDFKSYFEKFGRITDVVVMHDNVTHRPRGFGFITFDSEDAVEEVMQKTFHELNDKLVEVKRAIPKDGNNNSGNGYHSRIGNGNGSNYNNTYQQGMYPPYSPRYVYCSGPVSGYPYGVGTFGGSYPVGAYPGIGYGITSLMPRGPWNNPTMAGIRGSPLPYGNTGVVYPAYMNGGIGAMGMATNGYGGNLGSGISVGDAQGVSD, from the exons ATGGAGGATTTGGACAAAAACAAGCTATTTTGTGGTGGGATTCCAAGGGATACAAGTGATGAGATGCTTAAGGAACATTTTTCAAAGTATGGAAGTGTGGTTAGTTGTGTTATTGCTAAGGATCGTGAAACTGGGAGGCCAAGAGGGTTTGCTTTTGTTACCTTTTCTGACTCATCTGCTGTTGATTTAGCACTACAGGATGCACATGAAATTCTTGGAAGAATG gtAGATGTGAAAAAAGCAATACCGAGGAGTGAACAACACCAGCATCAACAACAGAACAGTAGAGGCTTGAATAGAAATATTACAACTAATGGTAGAAGCAATGTTCAGTTTAGGACGAAGAAGATTTTTGTAGGGGGTTTATCAGCTAACTTAACTCAGGAAGATTTCAAGAGTTACTTTGAAAAGTTTGGTAGGATTACGGATGTTGTTGTGATGCATGACAATGTTACCCATAGGCCAAGGGGATTTGGTTTTATTACCTTTGATTCGGAGGATGCGGTTGAGGAGGTTATGCAGAAGACTTTTCATGAACTAAACGACAAGCTTGTGGAGGTCAAGAGGGCTATACCAAAAGATGGAAATAACAATAGTGGTAATGGTTATCATTCCAGAATAGGTAACGGAAATGGTTCTAATTATAACAACACTTATCAACAGGGAATGTATCCACCTTACAGTCCTAGATATGTATATTGTTCTGGGCCTGTCTCAGGTTATCCTTATGGAGTTGGGACTTTCGGAGGTAGTTATCCTGTTGGAGCATACCCTGGAATTGGTTATGGCATCACTTCTTTGATGCCTAGGGGTCCTTGGAATAATCCCACAATGGCTGGTATAAGGGGAAGTCCACTGCCTTATGGCAATACAGGAGTTGTTTATCCCGCCTACATGAATGGTGGCATCGGAGCAATGGGCATGGCTACTAATGGATATGGAGGAAATTTGGGTTCTGGGATAAGTGTTGGAGATGCTCAAGGGGTGTCTGATTAG